A window of the Parabacteroides merdae ATCC 43184 genome harbors these coding sequences:
- a CDS encoding ABC transporter permease, whose protein sequence is MNKIGLIIKREYLRRVSKKSFLLLTFLTPFLFAALVFVPLWLSTIKGDDVKQVAISDTTGKYAPLFKDTEEYTFITEKGSSLEEYRKNPDKEIFAFLNITDDLLQNPTAATLYSQKQIPMGLKNTIDKTLSEYLKDEKLASYNIDNLKQIIEDSKINFNIKTIKWDEDGSEKSTSAEVASILGMILTFIIYMFIIMYGGMVMQGVMEEKTNRIIEVMISSVKPFDLMMGKIIGIGFVGLTQVFLWGILTTVLVSGSLFFFGGNTSPEDMMTAQMTAQGINDVAAGSSDISIQVQEIINSINFGMIGTCFVLYFIGGYLLYAALFAAIGSALEQQEDTQQFMTPIMLLMAFSLYAGIYSMNNPDGPLAFWCSMIPFTSPIVMMVRLPFDIPVWELALSFALLFATAILIIWFSAKIYRVGILMYGKKPSIKEMIKWVKYK, encoded by the coding sequence ATGAATAAGATAGGACTTATAATAAAAAGAGAATACCTCCGCCGTGTCAGCAAAAAATCGTTTCTGTTACTGACATTCCTGACACCGTTCCTGTTTGCCGCGCTGGTGTTCGTCCCGCTTTGGTTATCCACCATCAAAGGAGATGATGTCAAACAGGTGGCGATCAGCGATACGACAGGCAAATACGCACCGCTGTTTAAAGACACAGAAGAATACACCTTCATCACCGAAAAAGGTTCCAGCCTGGAAGAATATCGTAAAAACCCGGATAAAGAAATTTTCGCTTTCTTGAATATAACAGACGACTTGTTACAAAACCCAACCGCAGCAACACTCTATTCGCAGAAACAAATTCCGATGGGACTGAAAAACACCATCGACAAAACACTGTCCGAATACTTGAAAGACGAGAAACTCGCTTCTTACAACATCGACAACCTGAAACAGATCATCGAGGACAGCAAAATCAATTTCAATATCAAAACCATCAAATGGGATGAAGACGGAAGTGAAAAAAGCACTTCGGCCGAGGTTGCCTCTATCTTAGGCATGATATTGACTTTCATTATCTATATGTTTATCATCATGTACGGTGGAATGGTCATGCAAGGAGTGATGGAAGAAAAGACAAACCGTATTATCGAAGTGATGATTTCGTCCGTTAAGCCATTCGACCTGATGATGGGAAAAATCATTGGCATCGGTTTCGTCGGCCTAACACAAGTATTCCTGTGGGGAATCCTGACAACGGTCTTGGTATCGGGGAGCCTTTTCTTTTTCGGTGGCAACACGTCACCTGAAGATATGATGACAGCACAGATGACGGCACAAGGCATAAACGATGTGGCTGCCGGTTCTTCCGATATCAGCATCCAGGTGCAAGAAATTATCAATTCGATCAACTTCGGTATGATCGGCACCTGTTTTGTCCTTTATTTTATCGGTGGCTATTTACTGTATGCAGCTCTATTTGCTGCAATCGGAAGCGCTCTGGAACAGCAGGAAGACACTCAGCAGTTCATGACTCCGATTATGCTTTTGATGGCGTTCAGCTTGTATGCCGGAATCTATAGCATGAATAATCCAGACGGCCCGCTGGCATTCTGGTGTTCGATGATCCCGTTTACCTCCCCTATCGTGATGATGGTCCGCTTGCCGTTCGACATTCCGGTATGGGAATTGGCTCTTTCGTTTGCTTTGCTGTTTGCCACAGCTATACTTATCATCTGGTTCTCGGCCAAAATTTACCGTGTAGGTATTTTAATGTATGGAAAGAAACCGAGCATCAAAGAAATGATCAAATGGGTAAAATATAAATAA
- a CDS encoding ABC transporter ATP-binding protein, whose product MNFLETEDVVKQYANHLALDKVSIQVPEGKVFGLLGPNGAGKTTLIRIINRITAPDSGLVRFNGREFQPEDIYQIGYLPEERGLYKKMKVGEQAIYLAQLKGLSYQEARIRLIRWFEKFDIMPWWNKKLEELSKGMQQKIQFIITIIHEPKLLIFDEPFSGFDPVNAELLKKEILELKDAGHTIIFSTHNMSSVEEICDNIALINRSQVVLSGNVTEVKSRFRTNNFTLRFHTGSGKLQPIPEMFSLLTEKDLAGTSEVRIHKEPGITNSALLSALAGQTEIISFTEEIPSMNDIFINTVSGTNTTQA is encoded by the coding sequence ATGAATTTTTTAGAAACGGAAGACGTGGTAAAACAATATGCCAACCACCTCGCCCTCGACAAGGTCAGCATCCAAGTTCCCGAAGGGAAAGTCTTCGGCTTATTAGGGCCGAACGGAGCCGGCAAAACCACACTGATCCGTATCATCAACCGCATCACGGCCCCCGACAGCGGCCTTGTCCGTTTTAACGGACGTGAATTTCAGCCGGAAGATATCTACCAGATCGGTTACCTGCCGGAAGAACGCGGCCTGTATAAAAAAATGAAAGTCGGTGAACAAGCCATCTACCTAGCACAGCTCAAAGGGCTCTCCTACCAGGAAGCTCGCATACGGTTGATACGCTGGTTCGAAAAATTTGATATCATGCCCTGGTGGAACAAGAAACTGGAAGAGTTGTCCAAAGGGATGCAGCAGAAAATACAATTCATCATCACCATCATTCACGAACCGAAACTTCTGATCTTCGACGAACCGTTCAGCGGATTTGACCCAGTGAATGCCGAATTGCTGAAAAAAGAAATCCTCGAACTCAAAGATGCCGGACACACAATCATCTTTTCCACGCACAACATGTCGTCTGTTGAAGAGATTTGTGACAATATCGCCTTGATCAACCGTTCTCAAGTTGTGCTTTCCGGCAATGTGACAGAAGTGAAAAGCCGTTTCCGGACAAACAATTTCACCCTCCGTTTCCATACCGGATCAGGGAAATTGCAACCCATCCCGGAAATGTTCAGCCTGCTGACGGAAAAAGACCTGGCCGGAACAAGCGAGGTACGCATCCATAAAGAGCCGGGTATAACCAACTCCGCCCTCCTCTCTGCATTGGCGGGACAGACTGAAATCATTTCTTTCACGGAAGAGATCCCTTCGATGAACGACATATTTATTAACACCGTCTCCGGTACAAATACTACGCAAGCATGA
- the dnaG gene encoding DNA primase: protein MIDQPTIDRILDAANIVDVVSEFVTLRKRGINYVGLCPFHSDKSPSFYVSPAKNICKCFACGEGGTAVHFIMKHEQLSYYDALRFLAKKYNIEIQERELSEREKQVRSDRESMLIVNSWAQKYFTTQLYEHQEGKAAGLRYFAERGFREDTIRKFQLGYSLDQRDALYKAATKSGYKKEFLEKTGLVIAYDNGGVNDRFRGRVIFPVHTLSGKVVAFGGRVLKKDEKTAKYVNSPESEIYHKSNELYGIYFAKQAIVKADRCFLVEGYTDVISMHQAGVENVVASSGTALTQGQIRLIHRFTSNITVLYDGDAAGIKAALRGIDLLLEDGMNVKVVLLPDGEDPDSFARKHNASQFAEFIRQNETDFIRFKTRLLLDDAGTDPIKRSALISDIIRTVAIIPDNIARSLYIRECSTMMEIDEMLLLNEVNKIRLNKEERQANTPSSPIPATPINIPEYPDIPGYQPYPEETLAEQPQESPLPPDNTIPPPPPEEYSPDDGGGSIPPPAPFTPPANIPVGPKRSPYEAYEVALLRYIVRYGERILFQYTDEETNEDVVIRVSEYIRSELERDDLTFYTPLFKSMMDEAADRCRSEGFIANRYFLAHPDPNVSRLAANLISEKYQLSKYHTKYRELEQEEDKLDQLVIRELYAFKDAYVLSQIKEIQAQIKSMQNNEDMDQVFELMKKLTRLNEIKNILSKELGERIILKM, encoded by the coding sequence ATGATCGATCAACCTACCATAGACCGGATACTGGATGCTGCAAACATTGTGGACGTTGTTTCCGAATTCGTTACCCTTCGGAAACGAGGCATAAACTATGTAGGGTTGTGTCCTTTCCATAGCGACAAGTCCCCCTCTTTCTATGTGTCGCCAGCAAAGAATATCTGTAAATGCTTTGCCTGCGGCGAAGGGGGTACGGCTGTTCACTTCATTATGAAGCATGAGCAGCTTTCTTATTATGATGCGCTTCGCTTCCTTGCCAAAAAGTACAACATCGAAATACAGGAACGGGAACTGTCGGAACGCGAAAAGCAGGTGCGCAGCGACCGCGAAAGCATGCTGATCGTCAATAGCTGGGCGCAGAAATACTTCACGACCCAGCTCTACGAACACCAGGAAGGCAAAGCCGCCGGCCTGCGCTACTTTGCCGAACGTGGTTTCCGGGAAGATACCATTCGCAAATTCCAGTTAGGCTACAGCCTCGACCAACGGGACGCCCTGTATAAAGCCGCAACAAAGAGCGGTTACAAAAAAGAATTTCTCGAAAAGACAGGTTTGGTGATCGCCTACGACAACGGCGGGGTAAACGACCGTTTTCGCGGGCGTGTCATTTTTCCGGTCCATACGCTCAGTGGAAAAGTCGTCGCTTTCGGAGGACGTGTCCTGAAGAAAGACGAAAAGACAGCCAAATATGTCAACTCGCCCGAAAGTGAGATTTACCATAAGAGTAACGAGCTTTACGGGATCTATTTCGCCAAACAGGCGATCGTAAAGGCTGACCGCTGCTTCTTGGTGGAAGGCTACACGGATGTTATTTCCATGCATCAGGCAGGGGTCGAGAACGTGGTCGCTTCATCGGGTACAGCCCTCACACAAGGACAGATCCGCCTGATACATCGCTTCACTAGCAATATCACGGTCTTGTATGACGGTGATGCAGCCGGTATCAAAGCTGCCTTGCGTGGTATCGACCTGCTGTTGGAGGACGGCATGAATGTGAAAGTGGTGCTCCTTCCGGACGGAGAAGACCCCGACTCCTTTGCCCGCAAGCACAACGCGAGCCAGTTTGCTGAGTTTATCCGGCAGAACGAAACCGATTTCATCCGTTTCAAAACGCGCCTGCTATTGGACGATGCAGGAACGGATCCGATCAAACGGTCGGCGCTAATCTCCGACATTATCCGGACGGTGGCCATCATCCCCGACAATATCGCCCGCTCCCTTTATATCCGGGAATGCAGTACGATGATGGAAATAGACGAGATGCTCCTGTTGAACGAAGTGAACAAAATCCGCCTCAACAAGGAAGAAAGGCAAGCGAACACTCCGTCCTCCCCCATTCCGGCTACTCCCATCAATATCCCCGAATACCCGGATATTCCCGGTTACCAGCCCTACCCGGAAGAGACGCTGGCGGAACAACCGCAGGAAAGTCCCCTGCCTCCTGACAATACGATCCCGCCCCCCCCACCGGAAGAATACAGTCCCGATGACGGAGGAGGCAGCATACCGCCGCCAGCGCCTTTCACGCCGCCGGCAAACATTCCGGTAGGGCCGAAGCGTTCGCCTTACGAGGCATACGAAGTCGCCCTGCTGCGCTACATCGTGCGTTATGGCGAACGTATCCTGTTCCAATATACGGACGAAGAGACGAACGAGGATGTCGTGATCCGCGTTTCCGAATATATCCGTTCCGAGCTGGAACGCGACGACCTGACCTTTTATACTCCGCTCTTCAAGAGTATGATGGATGAAGCGGCCGATCGCTGCCGGTCCGAAGGGTTCATCGCGAACCGGTATTTCCTCGCCCATCCCGACCCGAACGTGAGTCGCCTTGCCGCCAACCTGATCAGCGAAAAATATCAGCTAAGCAAGTATCACACCAAATATCGGGAACTGGAACAGGAAGAAGACAAACTCGACCAGTTGGTAATCCGGGAATTGTATGCTTTCAAGGATGCCTATGTACTCTCTCAAATCAAAGAGATACAGGCACAGATCAAGAGTATGCAAAACAACGAAGACATGGATCAGGTTTTCGAGCTGATGAAAAAGCTCACGCGCCTGAACGAAATAAAGAATATATTAAGTAAAGAATTGGGAGAAAGAATCATATTAAAAATGTAA
- a CDS encoding serine protease: MKRILHLILISCLCLSAAAQKNAPKWMNKAKRAVFTITTYGKDGNKLATSTGFFISETGEAVSAYNIFKGAEKATITDFEGKTFLVKNILGADELYDAVKFQVEVPKKAVFLPIAAEPVANGTNAYLLLYSTGKNATFKSGAITEVSKLKDPYKYYKMAVALEENELNAPLLTPEGEVFGLAQADAGGKKDICYGLSAGYAGSLSIGSADYLSSAYRNINIPKGWPKELDQATVALYLISGTQDAKARLETVNDFITTFPDAPDGYLNRSDLYAYNRAELANSMAEQAIYLQKALDDIKTASKCSDKKGDFWYNQAKLIYGVASADSTLTDPAWTIEAAMEALDKAIEEDNLPAYHQLRADILFNKGEFQQAFDEYMIVNNSDVASASSYYLAAKAKERVTGFNIGDVIDLLDKAIEKCGTNMNAEAAAYVLERINWRLRLAQYTEAIADYDLYYTLIGGQVLPNFFFLREQAKFRAGDLEGALKDIQAAIQGSPSTPDYYAEEASIYVRQQKYEDALKSIERAIAIAPDFGACYRLRGVCCVRLKKKTEACEAFNKAKELGDPLAGKLIKEHCK; this comes from the coding sequence ATGAAACGAATACTACATTTGATTTTGATCAGTTGTTTGTGCCTCTCGGCGGCAGCACAGAAAAACGCTCCTAAATGGATGAACAAAGCCAAGAGAGCGGTCTTTACAATTACCACTTATGGAAAGGATGGAAATAAGCTCGCAACTAGTACGGGATTCTTTATTTCCGAAACAGGCGAGGCTGTCTCTGCATACAATATCTTTAAGGGTGCCGAGAAAGCAACAATCACAGACTTTGAGGGAAAAACATTTCTGGTTAAGAATATCCTGGGTGCAGACGAACTGTATGACGCTGTAAAGTTTCAGGTTGAAGTGCCGAAGAAAGCTGTTTTCCTGCCGATTGCTGCTGAGCCGGTGGCAAACGGGACGAATGCCTATCTGCTATTATACTCTACCGGCAAGAACGCCACCTTTAAGTCTGGTGCTATTACCGAAGTAAGTAAGCTGAAAGATCCGTATAAATATTACAAGATGGCAGTCGCATTGGAAGAAAACGAACTCAATGCTCCGTTGCTGACTCCCGAAGGTGAAGTGTTCGGGCTGGCACAAGCGGATGCAGGTGGAAAGAAAGATATTTGCTATGGCCTTTCTGCTGGATATGCAGGTAGCTTGTCAATAGGGTCTGCTGATTATCTGAGTTCTGCATACCGCAATATCAATATACCGAAAGGATGGCCGAAGGAACTGGACCAAGCAACCGTAGCTCTTTACTTGATCAGTGGCACGCAGGACGCAAAGGCACGCTTGGAAACGGTCAACGATTTTATCACCACCTTCCCGGATGCTCCCGACGGTTATCTGAACCGTTCTGATCTTTATGCCTACAATCGTGCGGAATTGGCTAACTCTATGGCTGAACAGGCAATCTATTTGCAAAAGGCACTGGACGACATAAAAACCGCTTCTAAATGTAGCGATAAGAAAGGTGATTTCTGGTATAACCAGGCTAAGTTGATCTACGGTGTTGCTTCGGCCGATAGTACGCTGACTGATCCAGCTTGGACAATCGAAGCCGCTATGGAGGCTTTGGACAAGGCGATCGAAGAGGATAACCTGCCAGCCTATCACCAATTAAGGGCGGATATCCTGTTCAATAAAGGAGAGTTCCAGCAGGCATTCGATGAGTACATGATCGTTAACAACAGCGATGTCGCCTCTGCTTCTTCTTATTATTTGGCTGCAAAGGCAAAGGAACGGGTTACCGGTTTTAATATCGGTGATGTTATCGACCTGCTCGACAAGGCGATCGAGAAATGCGGGACAAATATGAATGCCGAGGCGGCAGCTTATGTGTTGGAACGGATCAATTGGCGCCTGCGCCTTGCACAATACACGGAGGCTATCGCTGATTATGACCTCTATTATACACTGATTGGTGGACAGGTGCTTCCGAACTTCTTCTTTCTGCGCGAACAAGCCAAGTTCCGTGCGGGTGACTTGGAGGGAGCTTTGAAGGATATCCAGGCTGCTATACAGGGAAGTCCCAGCACGCCCGACTACTATGCGGAAGAAGCTTCCATCTATGTTCGCCAGCAGAAGTATGAAGATGCACTGAAAAGTATAGAGAGGGCAATCGCGATTGCTCCAGATTTCGGAGCCTGTTATCGTTTACGGGGCGTTTGTTGCGTCCGTTTGAAGAAGAAAACAGAGGCTTGCGAAGCATTCAACAAAGCTAAAGAATTGGGCGATCCGCTTGCTGGAAAGTTGATAAAGGAACATTGTAAATAA
- a CDS encoding Arm DNA-binding domain-containing protein has protein sequence MVRSSFSILFFIRESKVRKNGNAPIEVIITINGEKCSFPTGKQVHIDKWDKTKQQVKGKDEEAKSLNNYLKAVKAKLYQKEAELLGRGFIITAKLLCEAYQEKIESLKEKSLFEVFTEHNHEQEKLIYSFTQAIS, from the coding sequence ATGGTTAGAAGTTCATTTTCTATTCTCTTCTTCATAAGAGAAAGTAAAGTTCGGAAAAATGGGAATGCTCCTATTGAAGTCATAATTACTATCAATGGTGAAAAATGTTCCTTTCCGACAGGGAAACAGGTTCATATTGATAAATGGGATAAAACCAAACAACAAGTAAAAGGTAAAGATGAGGAAGCCAAAAGCCTCAACAACTACCTGAAAGCCGTAAAAGCCAAACTGTATCAGAAAGAAGCGGAATTGTTGGGTAGAGGTTTTATCATCACTGCTAAACTTCTATGTGAGGCATATCAAGAAAAGATCGAATCTCTGAAAGAGAAAAGTTTGTTTGAGGTTTTTACAGAACATAATCACGAACAAGAAAAATTAATTTACAGCTTCACGCAAGCTATTTCCTAA
- a CDS encoding GGGtGRT protein: MALFESYDRRIDHINAVLKEYGINGIEDAKAICDAKGIDPYTMCKETQPICFENACWAYVVGAAIAIKKGCTNAAEAAEAIGIGLQAFCIAGSVADDRKVGIGHGNLAARLLREETKCFAFLAGHESFAAAEGAIKIAEMANKVRKEPLRVILNGLGKDAAKIISRINGFTYVQTQFDYMTGEVNVIEEKAYSNGLRAKVKCYGADDVREGVAIMRKEGVDVSITGNSTNPTRFQHPVAGTYKKECMENGHPYFSVASGGGTGRTLHPDNMAAGPASYGMTDTMGRMHGDAQFAGSSSVPAHVEMMGFLGMGNNPMVGATVAVAVAIEEAMKK; this comes from the coding sequence ATGGCTTTATTTGAAAGTTATGACCGCCGTATCGATCATATCAACGCGGTTTTAAAAGAATATGGTATCAACGGTATCGAAGATGCAAAGGCTATCTGCGACGCTAAAGGTATCGACCCTTATACAATGTGTAAGGAAACACAACCTATCTGTTTCGAAAATGCTTGCTGGGCTTACGTTGTAGGTGCTGCAATCGCAATCAAGAAGGGCTGCACCAACGCTGCCGAAGCTGCTGAAGCTATCGGTATCGGTCTGCAGGCATTCTGTATCGCCGGTTCTGTTGCCGACGATCGTAAAGTTGGTATCGGCCATGGTAACCTGGCAGCTCGTTTGCTTCGTGAAGAAACAAAATGTTTCGCATTCCTGGCTGGTCACGAATCTTTCGCAGCAGCCGAAGGTGCTATCAAGATCGCTGAAATGGCAAACAAAGTTCGTAAAGAACCGTTGCGTGTTATTTTGAACGGCCTAGGTAAGGATGCTGCTAAAATCATTTCCCGTATCAACGGCTTCACTTACGTTCAAACTCAGTTCGACTATATGACTGGTGAAGTAAACGTAATCGAAGAAAAAGCATACTCAAACGGTCTGCGTGCAAAAGTTAAGTGCTACGGTGCTGACGACGTTCGCGAAGGTGTTGCCATCATGCGTAAAGAAGGTGTTGACGTGTCTATCACAGGTAACTCAACTAACCCGACTCGTTTCCAGCACCCGGTTGCAGGTACTTACAAGAAAGAATGTATGGAAAACGGTCACCCGTATTTCTCTGTAGCTTCAGGTGGTGGTACAGGCCGTACCCTGCACCCGGATAATATGGCAGCCGGTCCTGCTTCTTATGGTATGACCGACACGATGGGCCGTATGCACGGTGACGCTCAGTTCGCTGGTTCTTCATCCGTACCTGCTCACGTTGAGATGATGGGATTCCTGGGTATGGGTAACAACCCGATGGTAGGTGCTACTGTTGCAGTGGCTGTTGCTATCGAGGAAGCTATGAAGAAGTAA
- a CDS encoding iron-sulfur cluster assembly scaffold protein → MIYSHEVQHMCVVKKGANHQCAPIPEEGKWVRATQISDISGLTHGIGWCAPKQGGCKLTLNVKEGIIQEALVETIGCSGMTHSAAMASEILPGKTLLEALNTDLVCDAINTAMRELFLQIVYGRTQSAFSEGGLPVGAGLEDLGKGLRSQVGTMFGTLAKGPRYLEMAEGYCTRMALDADDEVIGYEFIHLGKFMDMVKKGMDANEALEKAKGSYGRFKEAVKYIDPRNE, encoded by the coding sequence ATGATTTATTCACATGAAGTTCAACACATGTGTGTTGTAAAGAAGGGAGCTAACCACCAGTGTGCTCCGATTCCTGAAGAAGGAAAGTGGGTTAGAGCAACTCAGATTTCTGATATTTCTGGTTTGACACACGGTATCGGTTGGTGTGCACCGAAACAGGGTGGATGTAAGCTGACTCTGAACGTTAAAGAAGGAATTATCCAGGAAGCACTTGTAGAAACTATCGGTTGCTCCGGAATGACTCACTCTGCTGCTATGGCTTCAGAAATCCTGCCGGGCAAAACACTGTTGGAAGCATTGAACACTGACCTTGTTTGTGACGCTATCAACACTGCAATGCGCGAATTGTTCCTGCAGATCGTTTACGGTCGTACACAGTCTGCTTTCTCTGAAGGTGGTCTGCCTGTCGGTGCCGGTCTGGAAGACTTGGGTAAAGGTCTGCGCAGCCAAGTAGGAACCATGTTCGGTACATTGGCAAAAGGTCCTCGTTACTTGGAAATGGCAGAAGGTTACTGTACTCGTATGGCTCTCGATGCTGACGATGAAGTAATCGGTTATGAATTTATCCACTTAGGTAAATTCATGGATATGGTGAAGAAGGGTATGGATGCTAACGAAGCACTGGAAAAAGCCAAAGGCTCTTACGGTCGTTTCAAAGAAGCTGTAAAATATATCGATCCTCGTAATGAATAA
- a CDS encoding redoxin domain-containing protein, which produces MKKYLPIAASVLLLAACSEKPGYEITGTVSNSDLNGKYVYLYEYGVKDAAPLDSALVQNGSFALKGTQNAPALRTLRFSEEVVEPVRVAPGENAPFMATFVLENGKLAVVLDSTSTVSGTPENDAQKELQAKIKDLRSGIDKLVADMKSGDENLIKQAEAKYEEIDRKITETVVNYILAHTDKQSAAKNLYDFRYNIDEEQQNEIISKADSSFKSVPGISYMIDHLNVLKKVAIGQKFTDFEMPNAKGEVHKLSEYVGNGKVVLIDFWASWCPPCRAEMPNLVKAYKDYKDKGFDIVGISLDSKADAWAKGVKDLNITWTQLSDLKGWQNSGAALYGVNSIPHTVLVDKDGTIIAKNLHGQELEDKIKEVLK; this is translated from the coding sequence ATGAAAAAGTATCTTCCTATCGCCGCTTCCGTCCTGCTTCTTGCAGCCTGTAGCGAAAAACCGGGTTACGAAATTACCGGTACCGTTTCAAACAGTGATTTGAATGGTAAGTATGTATATCTCTATGAATATGGGGTAAAAGATGCTGCACCATTGGACAGCGCCTTAGTACAAAACGGATCTTTTGCTTTGAAAGGCACACAAAACGCTCCTGCCCTCCGTACTCTCCGTTTTTCGGAAGAAGTGGTTGAACCGGTGCGTGTCGCTCCCGGAGAAAACGCTCCGTTCATGGCAACATTCGTACTTGAAAACGGAAAATTAGCAGTCGTGCTGGACTCTACTTCCACTGTTAGCGGTACTCCCGAAAATGACGCACAAAAAGAATTGCAGGCCAAAATCAAAGACTTACGTTCTGGTATAGACAAATTGGTCGCCGATATGAAGTCGGGCGATGAAAATCTGATAAAGCAGGCGGAAGCCAAATATGAAGAGATCGACCGTAAGATTACGGAAACCGTTGTCAACTACATCCTGGCTCATACAGATAAACAGTCTGCCGCCAAGAACCTCTACGATTTCCGTTACAACATCGACGAAGAGCAGCAAAATGAAATCATCTCCAAAGCAGATTCTTCTTTCAAGTCCGTTCCGGGAATCAGCTATATGATCGATCATCTGAATGTTTTGAAAAAGGTAGCCATAGGACAGAAGTTCACTGATTTCGAAATGCCGAACGCTAAAGGTGAGGTGCACAAACTTTCCGAATACGTCGGTAACGGCAAAGTCGTCCTGATTGATTTCTGGGCATCTTGGTGTCCTCCCTGCCGTGCAGAAATGCCGAATCTGGTCAAAGCCTACAAAGATTACAAGGACAAAGGATTCGATATTGTCGGTATCTCGTTGGACAGCAAAGCCGATGCGTGGGCCAAAGGCGTAAAAGACCTAAACATCACCTGGACACAACTGTCCGACTTGAAAGGTTGGCAGAACAGCGGTGCCGCTCTTTATGGTGTCAACAGCATCCCTCATACCGTACTGGTTGACAAAGACGGTACAATCATCGCCAAGAACCTGCACGGTCAGGAGTTGGAAGATAAAATTAAAGAAGTTTTGAAATAA